One segment of Candidatus Thioglobus sp. DNA contains the following:
- a CDS encoding (2Fe-2S) ferredoxin domain-containing protein, with protein sequence MDFYTRHIFFCNNIREDAKSSCSQLGAKQMYNYAKAKCRNEGVIGEGKIGVSESRCLGRCEHGPVAVVYPDNVWYQYIDEEDIDEIIDKHLIAGKPVKRLQID encoded by the coding sequence ATGGATTTTTACACACGACACATTTTTTTTTGTAATAATATTCGTGAAGACGCTAAATCTAGTTGCTCGCAACTTGGCGCTAAGCAGATGTATAACTACGCTAAAGCCAAGTGCCGGAATGAGGGTGTAATTGGAGAGGGGAAAATAGGCGTTAGCGAATCACGCTGTTTAGGCAGGTGTGAGCATGGGCCGGTGGCGGTTGTATATCCGGATAATGTTTGGTATCAATATATTGACGAAGAGGATATTGACGAAATCATTGATAAGCATCTCATCGCTGGAAAACCTGTTAAACGCTTACAGATTGACTAA